One Papaver somniferum cultivar HN1 chromosome 10, ASM357369v1, whole genome shotgun sequence genomic window carries:
- the LOC113317897 gene encoding probable serine/threonine-protein kinase PBL26 isoform X1 translates to MSCFPCFGSNEKRAAKRKTSPQCSPQFDDKEVRHHATSVPLPQAPVYVSEENIRTPKTQDETKQQSEATSKEGNGNIAAQTFTFRELATATKNFRQECLLGEGGFGRVYKGRLENGGQLAAIKQLDRNGLQGNKEFLVEVLMLSLLHHPNLVNLIGYCADGDQRLLVYEYMPRGSLEDHLLDIGSDQKPLGWFTRMKIATGAAKGLEYLHDKANPPVIYRDLKSSNILLDEEFNPKLSDFGLAKLGPVGEKQHVSSRVMGTYGYCAPEYVRTGQLTVKSDVYSFGVVLLELITGRRAIDTTKPTQEQNLVSWAHPMFKEPKRYPELADPLLEGDFPVRGLNQAVAVAAMCLQEEAQVRPLISDVVTALSFLSVGPIEEGSSTPDPLPHPEEEEDDDKERKDEESSEERQRAVAEAIEWGANTREESKRSHG, encoded by the exons ATGAGTTGTTTCCCGTGTTTTGGGTCAAATGAGAAGAGAGCGGCAAAAAGAAAAACGAGCCCACAATGCTCGCCGCAATTTGACGATAAAGAAGTAAGGCATCATGCAACATCGGTACCGCTACCACAGGCTCCAG TCTATGTTTCAGAGGAAAATATTAGAACACCAAAGACCCAAGACGAAACAAAGCAACAAAGCGAAGCCACCAGCAAAGAGGGAAATGGAAATATTGCTGCACAAACATTTACGTTTCGTGAGTTAGCCACAGCAACTAAGAACTTCAGACAGGAATGTCTACTGGGAGAAGGTGGATTTGGAAGAGTCTACAAGGGGCGTCTTGAAAATGGTGGCCAG CTTGCGGCTATTAAGCAACTCGACCGGAATGGATTGCAAGGAAATAAAGAGTTTCTCGTTGAAGTGTTGATGTTGAGTCTCCTTCACCATCCAAATCTGGTAAATCTTATAGGCTATTGTGCTGATGGAGATCAGAGGCTTTTGGTTTATGAGTATATGCCACGCGGATCCTTAGAAGATCATCTATTAG ATATCGGATCAGATCAAAAGCCACTAGGGTGGTTTACAAGAATGAAAATAGCTACAGGTGCAGCTAAAGGTCTGGAGTATTTGCACGATAAGGCAAATCCCCCAGTTATCTACCGTGATCTGAAATCATCCAACATCTTGCTGGATGAAGAGTTCAATCCAAAACTCTCCGATTTTGGGCTTGCGAAGCTTGGTCCTGTTGGGGAGAAGCAACATGTTTCTTCTAGAGTGATGGGTACGTATGGATATTGTGCTCCAGAGTATGTAAGAACAGGCCAGTTGACTGTGAAGTCGGATGTATACAGTTTCGGAGTTGTTTTACTCGAACTAATCACTGGGCGAAGAGCAATTGACACCACCAAACCAACCCAAGAGCAAAATTTGGTTTCTTGG GCGCACCCCATGTTTAAGGAGCCAAAGAGGTATCCAGAATTAGCAGATCCCCTACTTGAAGGTGATTTCCCAGTAAGAGGTTTAAATCAAGCGGTTGCTGTTGCAGCCATGTGCCTTCAAGAGGAAGCTCAAGTTCGTCCGTTGATTAGTGATGTTGTTACTGCACTCAGTTTCCTGTCAGTGGGTCCAATTGAAGAAGGATCTTCCACACCTGATCCTCTTCCGcatccagaagaagaagaagatgatgataaagaaaggaaggacgaagaaagtTCAGAGGAACGTCAACGAGCCGTTGCTGAAGCCATAGAATGGGGTGCTAATACAAGAGAAGAAAGCAAAAGATCTCATGGCTAA
- the LOC113317897 gene encoding probable serine/threonine-protein kinase PBL26 isoform X2 — protein sequence MSCFPCFGSNEKRAAKRKTSPQCSPQFDDKEVRHHATSVPLPQAPEENIRTPKTQDETKQQSEATSKEGNGNIAAQTFTFRELATATKNFRQECLLGEGGFGRVYKGRLENGGQLAAIKQLDRNGLQGNKEFLVEVLMLSLLHHPNLVNLIGYCADGDQRLLVYEYMPRGSLEDHLLDIGSDQKPLGWFTRMKIATGAAKGLEYLHDKANPPVIYRDLKSSNILLDEEFNPKLSDFGLAKLGPVGEKQHVSSRVMGTYGYCAPEYVRTGQLTVKSDVYSFGVVLLELITGRRAIDTTKPTQEQNLVSWAHPMFKEPKRYPELADPLLEGDFPVRGLNQAVAVAAMCLQEEAQVRPLISDVVTALSFLSVGPIEEGSSTPDPLPHPEEEEDDDKERKDEESSEERQRAVAEAIEWGANTREESKRSHG from the exons ATGAGTTGTTTCCCGTGTTTTGGGTCAAATGAGAAGAGAGCGGCAAAAAGAAAAACGAGCCCACAATGCTCGCCGCAATTTGACGATAAAGAAGTAAGGCATCATGCAACATCGGTACCGCTACCACAGGCTCCAG AGGAAAATATTAGAACACCAAAGACCCAAGACGAAACAAAGCAACAAAGCGAAGCCACCAGCAAAGAGGGAAATGGAAATATTGCTGCACAAACATTTACGTTTCGTGAGTTAGCCACAGCAACTAAGAACTTCAGACAGGAATGTCTACTGGGAGAAGGTGGATTTGGAAGAGTCTACAAGGGGCGTCTTGAAAATGGTGGCCAG CTTGCGGCTATTAAGCAACTCGACCGGAATGGATTGCAAGGAAATAAAGAGTTTCTCGTTGAAGTGTTGATGTTGAGTCTCCTTCACCATCCAAATCTGGTAAATCTTATAGGCTATTGTGCTGATGGAGATCAGAGGCTTTTGGTTTATGAGTATATGCCACGCGGATCCTTAGAAGATCATCTATTAG ATATCGGATCAGATCAAAAGCCACTAGGGTGGTTTACAAGAATGAAAATAGCTACAGGTGCAGCTAAAGGTCTGGAGTATTTGCACGATAAGGCAAATCCCCCAGTTATCTACCGTGATCTGAAATCATCCAACATCTTGCTGGATGAAGAGTTCAATCCAAAACTCTCCGATTTTGGGCTTGCGAAGCTTGGTCCTGTTGGGGAGAAGCAACATGTTTCTTCTAGAGTGATGGGTACGTATGGATATTGTGCTCCAGAGTATGTAAGAACAGGCCAGTTGACTGTGAAGTCGGATGTATACAGTTTCGGAGTTGTTTTACTCGAACTAATCACTGGGCGAAGAGCAATTGACACCACCAAACCAACCCAAGAGCAAAATTTGGTTTCTTGG GCGCACCCCATGTTTAAGGAGCCAAAGAGGTATCCAGAATTAGCAGATCCCCTACTTGAAGGTGATTTCCCAGTAAGAGGTTTAAATCAAGCGGTTGCTGTTGCAGCCATGTGCCTTCAAGAGGAAGCTCAAGTTCGTCCGTTGATTAGTGATGTTGTTACTGCACTCAGTTTCCTGTCAGTGGGTCCAATTGAAGAAGGATCTTCCACACCTGATCCTCTTCCGcatccagaagaagaagaagatgatgataaagaaaggaaggacgaagaaagtTCAGAGGAACGTCAACGAGCCGTTGCTGAAGCCATAGAATGGGGTGCTAATACAAGAGAAGAAAGCAAAAGATCTCATGGCTAA